The Anaeromyxobacter sp. Fw109-5 genomic interval GGTGAGGTCGACGTCACCGCGCTGCTCGGCGAGGTGCGGGCGCCGACGCTGATCCTGCACGCCGCCGAGGACGCGATGGTGCCGTTCGAGGAGGCGCGGATCCTGGCCGCCGGGATCCCGGGCGCCCGCTTCGTGGCGCTCGCCAGCCCGAACCACCTGCTCCTCGACGACGAGCCGGCGTTCGCCCGGTTCCTCTCCGAGATCCGCGCGTTCCTGTCGACCGAGCCCGCGGCGCTCGGCCCGGCAGCTCGTCGCTGATCGGGGAGCCTCGCGCGCTCGCGCGAACCGGGCCGCGCCGCCTCGAAGCGGCTCGCCCCCGCAGGGCCGCGTCGATTCCACGGCCTCTCACACGTTCCTTCCCTCGGTCCGCGGACACCATCTCCTCGCGGCGCCGCTCGGCGCCGGAGGAGAGCGCGATGGAGACGACGTCAGGCCTGTCCGTGCTCGACGGCGTGCCGGCCGATCGCATGGAGGCGGAGCGGACGCCCCGGGCGCTCACCGCGGAGGCGGAGCACCTGGGCGAGGAGCTCGCGGCAGAGCACGGGTTCGAGGGGATCGTGGGGCGGAGCGTCGCGCTGCTGAACGCGCTCCGCGGCGTCATGCAGGTGGCGGCCACCGACGCGACGGTGCTCCTGCTCGGCGAGACCGGCACCGGGAAGGAGCTCTTCGCGCGGGCGATCCACGATCGCAGCGGGCGGCGCGGACGGCCGCTCGTGAAGGTGAACTGCGCCGCGATCCCGGCCACGCTCATGGAGAGCGAGTTCTTCGGGCACGAGCGGGGCGCCTTCACCGGCGCCACGCAGCGGCGCGAGGGCCGCTTCACGCTCGCCGACGGGGGGACCATCTTCCTCGACGAGATCGGCGATCTGCCGCTCGAGCTGCAGGGGAAGCTCCTGCGTGTCCTGCAGGAGGGCGAGTTCGAGCCGGTGGGCGGGACGCGAACGCGCAAGGTGGACGTGCGCGTCATCGCCGCGACGAACCACGACCTGCAGGAGTCCTCCCGGCGAGGGCAGTTCCGGGAGGATCTCTACTACCGGCTGAGCGTCTTCCCGCTCCGGTTGCCGCCGCTGCGCGAGCGCGGCGACGACGTGGTGCTGCTCGCGGCGGCCCTGGCGGAGCGGCTCGCGCACGCCCTCGGGAAGAGGGTCGCGGCGCCCGGCCCGGCGGACGTCGCGGCGCTCCGGGCCTATCCGTGGCCGGGCAACGTGCGCGAGCTCCGGAACGTGGTCGAACGCGCGATCATCACCTCG includes:
- a CDS encoding sigma-54-dependent Fis family transcriptional regulator, with amino-acid sequence METTSGLSVLDGVPADRMEAERTPRALTAEAEHLGEELAAEHGFEGIVGRSVALLNALRGVMQVAATDATVLLLGETGTGKELFARAIHDRSGRRGRPLVKVNCAAIPATLMESEFFGHERGAFTGATQRREGRFTLADGGTIFLDEIGDLPLELQGKLLRVLQEGEFEPVGGTRTRKVDVRVIAATNHDLQESSRRGQFREDLYYRLSVFPLRLPPLRERGDDVVLLAAALAERLAHALGKRVAAPGPADVAALRAYPWPGNVRELRNVVERAIITSTDGRLHLDRTLPAPHPSRPAAARLDAAALLQGLILTERDLRELERNNLLAALERAGWRVAGTGGAAELLQVNPSTLKSRMKALEIRRPAAA